Below is a window of Pseudomonas monteilii DNA.
GTCTATCGAGTCGACGGTCGCAGAGTTTGTGCGTATTGCCCAAGATCCTGTCAGTGCGGCAAAGGCGCTTGACGATCAGTATCACTTTCTGACGGCGTCGACCTATACGCAAATCGCGGCACTTCAACAGCAGGGGGATGAAATCGGCGCCACGCAATTGCTGACGGAGACCTTTGCACAGACATTACAAACACGAGCAGGCTCCATTGTCAGTCATTTGAACGTCGTGGAGCTTCGTTGGAACGCCATCAAGCGTGCGGCCGCAGGTGCGCTGGACGCCATCGTGGACATCGGTAGGCAGGACACGCTAGCGCAGCAAATCGCCACGCTAGAAACGAAACTGGCGACCCCCACTGCCTATTCAAGCATTCCCATAGCCTTTGACGATAATCCTAATTTGATGGCGCGTAATACCACGCGCGAGGAGGATGAAGAAAAGCTGCGGCTGCTCAGGCTGCAACAAAAAGAGCGAGACGAAACAACACGGCGCGCTGCAGAGGCTGCACGCCGAGAGCGCCAGGAACTCGAAGAGGCGCAACAGCGAGCACAAGAAGCGTTGAACGCCCCCCCACGACCCCCTCGCTTGACCGCCGTCGTGGCAAGCGTGCCTCGTACAGACGTCAGCACAAGTCCACCGCTTCTACCTCCCAACGCTCCGGCTAAGGCTCCCTCGGACACGCCCAAGGAAACATCGGCCGAGGCATCCCAGGTCTTTATCGAGCAGCTTGAACGTCAGCGCAAGGCATTGGAGCGCTCTGGTGAGTTGGCTGCCAAAGCGCTTGGTTTAGGCGAGCGGCAGAGTAACGTGCAAGCACAAACCGAGGCAGCCACCACTCGATTCGATGAGGAGAGAGACAAGCTCGGCGCCAAACGCAGAGCCTCACCGCAACAGTACGATGAACACACCTATCGTACGGATCTCGCTGCGCTGGACAAGGCCGAAACTGCTTATAAAGAAACGGTGCTCGCTAATTATGAAGCGATGAACGAGGCGCGGGGGGACTGGCGTAGAGGCGCTTCTTCGGCATTCCAGAGTTACCTCGAGCACGCCCAAGACGTGGCGGGGCAGACGAAGACTTTATTCACCAATGCCTTCAGCTCGATGGAGAATGCTGTAGTCACGTTCGCGATGACAGGCAAGTTTTCGTTCACGGATTTTACTCGGTCCATTCTCAGCGATATGGCGCGCGTTGCAGCACAGCAAGCAGCCTCTGGTCTGTTATCAGGTATAGCAAGTCTCGCCACCACGGCAATCAGTGCATGGGCTGGAGGAGGTTCAGCCGGGGCAGGCAGCAGTGTCGGCTCCGCAGCAGGCAGCGACAACGACATGTTCAGTCTGGCCAATGCGTCGTCAGGTATGACCTACGGGAGCAGGGGGTTCTCTGCAGGCGGCTACACCGGCCCCGGCAACAAGTACGACCCCGCCGGGATCGTCCACGCCGGGGAGTTCGTCCTGCGCCGCGAAGTGGTCAGCCAGCCCGGCATGCGCAACTACCTCGACCACCTCAATGCCCGTGGTTATGCCGACGGTGGCCTGGTCACCCCTCTGGCCGTTGCACGACCTGCCACCGGCAGCGGCATGGCGATCCATGTCAGCACCACCGTCAACGTCGCCGATTCCGGCGCGGGCGACCCCGGCAAAGGCCTGGATCAACAGGCGTTGCAACAGAACATGGAGAAACAGATGAAAGCGGCAGCAGACAGGGCCGTGGCGGATTCGTGGCGGCCCGGTGGCGTGAGCCATCGCAACACCCTGGGGAGACGCTGATGGCGATCGAACGATTTCTCTGGCCCACCCAGCGTGGCGGCGCGACCACGGTGGAGTACCGCACACGGCAAGCGCGCTTTGGCGGCGGCTACCGGCAGGTGGTCGGCGATGGCCCCAACAACCGGGAAGACAGCCATGCCATCACCGTGACGGCTGACAGGCAGACGATGCAGGCGATCCTGGCCTTCTTCGACCGCCACGCCGGTGCCAAGGCCTTTCTCTGGACCACACCGCTTGGCGAACTCGGCCTGTACACCTGCGCCGATCCCGCGACCACGCCCGTGGGAGGGGGCCGGTTCACCGTGACCGGGACCTTCCAGCGGGCCTACCACCCTTGAGGAGCGCCCATGTCGCTGATCAAACAGATCCAGGCCCTGGAGCCTGGTAGCGAGGTGCTGTTGTTCGAGCTCGACGGCTCGGCGTTCGGCGCCGGCGTGCTGCGCTTTCATGGGCACGCCATCCCCCATACGCCCGAGCAGCTGGCGGCGGCTGGCGATG
It encodes the following:
- a CDS encoding phage tail protein, which encodes MAIERFLWPTQRGGATTVEYRTRQARFGGGYRQVVGDGPNNREDSHAITVTADRQTMQAILAFFDRHAGAKAFLWTTPLGELGLYTCADPATTPVGGGRFTVTGTFQRAYHP